In Alphaproteobacteria bacterium US3C007, one genomic interval encodes:
- a CDS encoding MerR family transcriptional regulator has protein sequence MEKTAEAFRTISEVADWLEVPTHVLRFWESQFSQIKPVKRAGGRRYYRPKDMLLIGGIKKLLHEDGESIKAAKKILNKRGVKYVAALSETPSFMKDRNDQAAARPSDDAPNIAAIEDVNVSAERLIDTSTKVIPLPLPKTEPSPEIEPSPLSPPQKKSVGRKTPPFPSGDARQASLFDDYEPSSNFWADTEADNPPRSEPVTAPFNIAPNFGAIKHHIRQMPPLSKTQKTDLAPLMQRMAAIWGSYSKRHNTP, from the coding sequence ATGGAAAAAACCGCCGAAGCGTTCAGGACGATTAGCGAAGTTGCGGATTGGCTTGAAGTACCCACGCATGTATTGCGGTTTTGGGAAAGCCAGTTCAGTCAAATCAAACCCGTGAAACGCGCAGGCGGGCGCCGGTATTATCGCCCCAAAGATATGCTGCTGATCGGCGGCATAAAAAAACTACTACATGAAGATGGCGAAAGCATCAAAGCAGCAAAAAAAATTCTGAACAAACGCGGGGTGAAATATGTTGCCGCATTATCTGAGACCCCTAGTTTTATGAAAGATCGAAACGATCAGGCGGCTGCCCGTCCAAGTGATGACGCGCCCAATATTGCCGCGATTGAAGATGTGAACGTCTCTGCCGAACGTTTGATCGATACCAGCACAAAAGTGATCCCATTGCCCTTGCCAAAAACTGAGCCCTCGCCAGAAATCGAGCCTTCGCCGCTATCCCCACCGCAAAAGAAATCTGTGGGGCGCAAAACGCCCCCCTTCCCCAGCGGCGATGCGAGACAGGCTTCGCTTTTCGATGATTATGAACCAAGCTCAAACTTTTGGGCGGATACAGAAGCTGACAATCCACCGAGATCTGAGCCAGTGACAGCGCCGTTTAATATCGCACCCAATTTTGGCGCTATAAAACATCACATCCGGCAGATGCCCCCTTTAAGCAAAACGCAAAAAACAGATTTAGCGCCATTGATGCAGCGCATGGCGGCGATATGGGGCAGCTATAGTAAAAGGCACAACACCCCTTAA
- the rpmF gene encoding 50S ribosomal protein L32 produces the protein MAVQQNKVSKSRRNNRRAHDALSAANPNECPNCGELKRPHHVCASCGHYAEREVIALVDEIDLDEDAA, from the coding sequence ATGGCCGTCCAACAGAATAAAGTATCCAAATCGCGCCGGAACAATCGTCGCGCCCATGACGCCCTTTCTGCGGCCAATCCAAATGAGTGCCCAAATTGCGGCGAACTCAAGCGGCCGCATCACGTCTGCGCATCATGCGGGCATTACGCAGAGCGTGAAGTCATTGCTCTGGTAGATGAGATCGATCTGGACGAAGACGCGGCCTAA
- a CDS encoding class I SAM-dependent methyltransferase, with protein sequence MNDFAELKEKAKKTWSDFASMENFTGVAAPKLVRFAGVLSDSRVLDVACGTGVVALTAARSGAKVTGADLTPDLIARANENNKTLGLDIDFHEADVEDLPFQNESFDIVLSQFGHMFAPRPNVAIKEMLRVLRPGGTIAFSSWPPELFMGQFFQINAKYGPPLPDGAAAPVQWGSVETIKERLQNLVHDLTFDRDKLEMPGLSVAHIRANFEKGAGPLKRMVEAFAEEPEKLSSLRNEIDEAISEYFEDNLLRMDFLMAKGKKFNQ encoded by the coding sequence ATGAATGATTTTGCCGAATTGAAAGAGAAAGCAAAAAAAACATGGTCTGATTTTGCCTCTATGGAGAATTTCACCGGTGTCGCTGCACCGAAGCTCGTGCGGTTTGCAGGAGTTTTATCAGATAGCCGAGTTCTAGATGTTGCCTGCGGTACCGGAGTAGTGGCTCTAACCGCAGCAAGGTCAGGCGCAAAAGTGACGGGAGCTGACTTAACGCCTGACTTGATAGCCCGAGCAAATGAAAACAACAAAACCCTAGGGCTAGATATAGATTTTCATGAGGCAGACGTAGAAGACTTACCATTCCAAAATGAAAGCTTCGATATTGTTCTTAGTCAGTTTGGGCATATGTTTGCGCCTCGACCCAATGTCGCAATAAAAGAAATGTTACGAGTGCTGAGGCCTGGCGGAACAATAGCATTTTCAAGCTGGCCTCCAGAGTTGTTCATGGGGCAATTCTTTCAGATTAATGCTAAATATGGACCGCCGTTACCCGATGGTGCTGCAGCGCCAGTACAATGGGGGTCTGTCGAAACAATCAAAGAGAGACTTCAAAATTTGGTTCATGATTTAACATTTGATCGTGATAAGCTTGAGATGCCGGGACTAAGCGTTGCACATATTCGTGCTAATTTTGAAAAGGGCGCAGGTCCTCTTAAGAGAATGGTAGAAGCTTTTGCTGAGGAACCAGAGAAGCTTTCAAGTCTACGAAATGAGATCGATGAGGCCATTTCTGAATATTTTGAAGATAACCTTTTACGCATGGACTTTCTAATGGCGAAGGGCAAAAAATTTAACCAGTAA
- a CDS encoding adenylate/guanylate cyclase domain-containing protein: MEPLKNMPKLTYADEKREVEFSEAQSILEISNENQVEHLHVCGGLGRCSTCRVQILNGLENCSERSQKEQLIADKLDFPDDVRLACQTLLSGDAKIRKLFKNQADIKFAQAAMQSSGSIGSNKQVAILFADIEDFTPLSERLASFDVMYLLNKYFDFAGNIVMKNGGEINNYIGDAFLAIFGLDGEGDETFRAVKAGLELQSDLKNFASTVEENFDEEFKIRIGIHFGEAIIGMLGCRGTERLSVIGDTVNMAARAESANKEADTTMLITENAYNQIQDRVEVEDFIRTKLKGTSERITLYEIKSVKGESLVAKKHDALVKDGIKWTRAGASKDLSKENKIEFELDGDDVLLFRFNGDVRAVQNTCTHMNLPLSGGEIDENGHITCPFHGTSYCTKDGGVQKWCDGLPEDMPPENVQMMKSMKQVPLNTFNAIDYEGNIWVAKN, from the coding sequence ATGGAGCCTTTGAAAAATATGCCAAAGTTAACTTATGCCGATGAAAAACGTGAAGTTGAATTTTCAGAGGCCCAAAGCATTCTTGAAATTTCAAATGAAAACCAAGTTGAACACTTGCATGTCTGCGGCGGTCTCGGACGATGCTCTACCTGTCGAGTACAAATCCTGAATGGCTTAGAAAATTGTTCCGAGCGGTCTCAGAAAGAACAGCTTATAGCTGACAAGCTTGATTTCCCAGATGATGTACGCCTGGCTTGCCAAACGCTATTAAGTGGGGACGCAAAAATACGGAAGTTATTTAAGAACCAAGCAGATATAAAGTTTGCACAGGCAGCAATGCAATCATCTGGCTCAATTGGATCTAACAAACAAGTTGCGATTTTATTTGCGGATATTGAGGACTTTACGCCACTAAGTGAGAGACTAGCGTCGTTTGACGTGATGTATCTATTAAACAAATATTTTGATTTTGCGGGTAATATCGTCATGAAAAATGGCGGTGAAATTAATAATTATATTGGTGATGCATTTCTGGCAATATTTGGGCTTGATGGTGAAGGCGATGAAACATTTCGGGCTGTAAAAGCTGGATTAGAATTGCAGTCAGACCTGAAAAACTTTGCCAGTACCGTCGAAGAAAACTTTGATGAAGAATTCAAAATTCGAATTGGAATTCATTTTGGAGAAGCCATAATCGGAATGCTAGGGTGCAGGGGCACGGAAAGATTAAGCGTCATTGGTGATACCGTGAATATGGCTGCTAGAGCAGAAAGTGCCAACAAAGAAGCAGATACGACAATGCTTATTACAGAAAACGCCTATAACCAAATCCAAGATAGAGTTGAGGTAGAAGATTTCATTAGAACGAAACTTAAAGGTACTAGTGAGAGAATTACTTTGTATGAAATTAAGTCGGTAAAAGGCGAAAGCCTAGTCGCTAAAAAGCATGATGCACTGGTGAAGGATGGAATAAAATGGACACGTGCAGGTGCCAGCAAAGATCTGTCAAAAGAAAATAAAATTGAATTCGAATTGGACGGTGATGACGTATTGTTGTTTAGATTCAACGGTGATGTAAGGGCCGTTCAAAATACCTGTACTCATATGAATTTACCCCTATCTGGTGGGGAAATAGACGAAAATGGCCACATAACCTGCCCGTTCCATGGCACGTCATATTGCACCAAGGACGGTGGTGTTCAAAAATGGTGTGATGGGCTTCCAGAGGATATGCCTCCAGAGAACGTTCAGATGATGAAGTCGATGAAGCAGGTACCGCTCAATACGTTTAATGCAATAGATTACGAAGGTAACATTTGGGTGGCCAAAAACTAA
- a CDS encoding cupin domain-containing protein, translating into MSSIETKAWSNPDEAMTPDKTHAATIKFGPVNITKANMQPGWKWSECIKPHVGTDSCQAGHIGVLMQGKIHVVCDDGSEETISAGSAYRIAPGHDAWVMGDEPALGIEFSTTEKEFAAWTKG; encoded by the coding sequence ATGTCGTCAATTGAGACAAAAGCATGGTCAAACCCTGATGAAGCGATGACACCCGACAAAACACATGCTGCAACTATTAAATTTGGACCAGTTAATATCACGAAAGCAAATATGCAGCCGGGATGGAAATGGTCTGAGTGCATTAAACCTCATGTTGGAACTGACTCCTGTCAGGCCGGCCATATCGGCGTGCTTATGCAGGGGAAAATTCACGTAGTTTGCGACGATGGTTCCGAAGAGACAATCTCTGCGGGTAGCGCTTATAGAATTGCACCAGGTCATGATGCATGGGTTATGGGCGATGAGCCTGCTCTCGGCATTGAATTTTCAACTACAGAAAAAGAGTTTGCAGCTTGGACAAAGGGCTGA
- a CDS encoding beta-ketoacyl-ACP synthase III produces the protein MTVRAVVRGVGHYLPERVVPNSEFEAQLDTSDAWIQARSGIKQRHFVADGQTTSDMAIAAAKAALKDSDLQSNDIDAVIVATSTADLTFPSVATMVQAGLGMKTGFAYDVQAVCAGFIYALANANAQIIAGQAKRILVIGAESFSKLMDWTDRGTCVLFGDGAGALVLEAEDGRGDKGDRGVLAVDLNSDGAYRDILYVDGGVSHQTTGHLRMHGKEVFRHAVEKLAQTAEAAMKKAQLIADEIDWVVPHQANIRIIQGTAKKMGIDPERVVTTVQDHGNTSAASIPLALSVAKERGQIKKNDVIVTEAIGGGLAWGAVALRW, from the coding sequence ATGACAGTAAGAGCCGTTGTGCGGGGCGTTGGCCATTACCTGCCCGAAAGAGTGGTGCCGAACTCAGAATTTGAAGCGCAATTGGACACCAGCGACGCCTGGATACAAGCGCGCTCTGGGATCAAACAGCGGCATTTCGTGGCAGATGGACAAACCACATCTGATATGGCGATTGCAGCCGCCAAAGCCGCCCTTAAAGACAGCGATTTGCAAAGCAATGATATCGACGCGGTAATCGTGGCAACTTCAACCGCAGACCTTACCTTTCCTTCCGTGGCAACCATGGTGCAAGCAGGTCTCGGAATGAAAACCGGCTTTGCCTATGATGTGCAGGCGGTATGCGCCGGATTTATCTATGCATTGGCAAATGCCAATGCGCAAATCATCGCCGGGCAGGCCAAACGCATCTTGGTGATTGGCGCCGAAAGTTTCAGCAAATTAATGGATTGGACGGATCGCGGCACATGCGTCTTATTTGGCGATGGCGCAGGCGCGTTGGTTCTTGAGGCCGAAGACGGCAGGGGCGATAAAGGCGATCGCGGAGTGCTTGCTGTTGATTTGAACTCTGATGGCGCTTACCGCGATATTCTGTACGTTGATGGCGGTGTTTCGCATCAAACGACCGGACATTTGAGAATGCATGGCAAAGAAGTGTTCCGACACGCTGTGGAAAAGCTGGCCCAAACCGCCGAAGCGGCCATGAAAAAAGCCCAGCTTATTGCCGATGAGATCGACTGGGTTGTTCCACATCAGGCCAACATTCGCATTATCCAAGGGACTGCTAAGAAAATGGGGATCGACCCCGAGCGCGTTGTGACAACCGTTCAAGACCATGGCAATACTTCTGCAGCATCGATTCCCCTGGCGCTCTCGGTTGCCAAAGAACGCGGTCAAATCAAAAAGAATGATGTGATCGTCACCGAAGCCATCGGAGGTGGACTGGCTTGGGGTGCGGTCGCCTTAAGGTGGTAG
- a CDS encoding DUF6324 family protein, producing the protein MGINKQSDLEANLQIGPTDRGMVRIYVVGDGIEMPMDFDPSDAEEIAEEIMVAAKAARGLSGSSN; encoded by the coding sequence ATGGGCATCAACAAGCAATCCGATCTCGAAGCCAATTTGCAGATCGGGCCCACGGATCGCGGTATGGTTCGCATTTATGTTGTTGGCGACGGCATCGAGATGCCCATGGATTTTGATCCGAGCGATGCGGAAGAAATCGCTGAGGAAATTATGGTGGCGGCAAAGGCCGCGCGCGGGCTTTCTGGTTCATCAAACTGA
- a CDS encoding MmcB family DNA repair protein, translating into MDLQPAKTFKTGQLLARGMARHLSGLGFVSLEEFPPIKGLRVDLLALGTKSEIWIIECKSSREDFMSDGKWQNYLPWCDQYFWAVPTDFPVDILPEQTGVFWADGYDAELMRDAPISTLSPARRKSIIHRFARRAARRLALLRDPAAQY; encoded by the coding sequence ATGGATTTACAACCTGCGAAAACATTTAAAACGGGTCAATTGCTGGCAAGGGGAATGGCGCGGCATTTAAGCGGGCTCGGCTTTGTAAGCCTTGAAGAATTCCCCCCAATAAAGGGCTTGCGCGTGGATCTTCTGGCTTTGGGCACCAAAAGCGAAATTTGGATTATTGAGTGTAAATCGAGCCGAGAAGATTTTATGTCTGACGGGAAATGGCAGAATTACTTGCCCTGGTGTGACCAATATTTTTGGGCGGTTCCAACAGATTTTCCGGTGGATATTTTGCCTGAGCAGACAGGCGTGTTTTGGGCAGATGGCTATGATGCTGAACTGATGCGCGACGCGCCCATAAGCACCTTAAGCCCGGCGCGTAGAAAATCTATCATTCACCGGTTTGCGCGGCGCGCAGCGCGGCGCCTGGCACTTCTTCGCGATCCTGCGGCGCAATATTAA
- a CDS encoding cytochrome b/b6 domain-containing protein, whose amino-acid sequence MAKKYLPAQILLHWLVLGFVALQYLLHEPISESFEKRLEGAEGATSGLVALHIFGGTLILVLMMVRLLLRLSNELPAYPKENAPLQKLLSQIVHWSFYGLLFLLPLTGAVAWFRLSEAAGDLHEALRGGLLLVIALHVGAALFHEYLQKTPILQRMWWG is encoded by the coding sequence ATGGCGAAAAAATATCTTCCCGCTCAAATCCTGCTGCATTGGTTGGTTCTGGGCTTTGTGGCGCTGCAATATCTATTGCATGAGCCAATTTCAGAAAGCTTTGAGAAACGCCTCGAAGGCGCTGAGGGGGCAACTTCGGGCCTCGTAGCATTACATATTTTTGGAGGAACCTTGATTTTGGTGTTGATGATGGTGCGTTTACTGCTGCGCTTGTCAAACGAGTTGCCAGCTTATCCGAAAGAAAACGCGCCTCTTCAAAAGTTGCTATCCCAAATCGTCCATTGGTCATTTTACGGGCTTTTATTCTTATTGCCGCTGACCGGGGCCGTTGCTTGGTTTCGGCTGTCTGAGGCAGCGGGTGATCTGCACGAGGCGCTACGGGGGGGGCTTTTGCTTGTGATTGCGCTGCATGTTGGGGCCGCGCTGTTCCATGAATACCTTCAGAAGACACCGATATTACAACGCATGTGGTGGGGTTAG
- the ihfA gene encoding integration host factor subunit alpha, which yields MSDKTLTRMDLSEAVFKEVGLSRNESAELVESLLNHMSDALTKGEQVKISSFGTFSVRDKTARVGRNPKTGEEVPITPRRVLTFRPSHLMKEKVALGNKS from the coding sequence ATGAGCGATAAAACATTGACCAGAATGGATCTGAGCGAAGCTGTTTTTAAAGAAGTGGGCCTGTCCAGAAATGAAAGCGCTGAGCTTGTAGAAAGCTTGCTCAACCACATGTCCGACGCTTTGACAAAAGGCGAACAGGTCAAAATCTCATCTTTTGGAACGTTCAGCGTGCGCGATAAAACCGCGCGGGTTGGGCGCAACCCGAAAACCGGGGAGGAAGTTCCGATAACACCAAGGCGCGTGCTCACGTTCCGTCCGTCGCATCTGATGAAAGAAAAAGTCGCATTGGGAAATAAAAGTTAA
- the plsX gene encoding phosphate acyltransferase PlsX: MTTSIENTKGAADKIVLSIDAMGGDRGPAAVVAGVARAAKQNAHLHFIIHGKKSVLDLQVAKRRALWGRVDIRDTSDVVSMDDKPSQVLRSGKNTSMWSAIDSVRNGEAEVCVSCGNTGALMALSVIRLRKLPGVNRPAIAILWPSNNPQGFNVMLDVGADIRADARDLLQYALMGASYARTGLALARPRVGLLNVGTEDNKGRPELREAHALISRNAEDHDFSFVGFVEGGDIPGIKADVIITDGFTGNVALKTGEGTASLIGLLLREAFKFSPLSRLAQILAITSLQRLRKRIDPRQVNGGVFLGLNGTVVKSHGSADALGISAAVKLAVDLAQSQFSQNLAARLASVDTIPHDVPTTEQETE; the protein is encoded by the coding sequence ATGACCACTTCGATTGAAAATACGAAGGGGGCGGCCGACAAAATTGTACTCAGCATTGATGCGATGGGGGGCGATCGAGGCCCTGCCGCGGTTGTGGCAGGCGTTGCCCGAGCCGCAAAACAGAATGCGCATCTGCATTTCATCATTCACGGCAAGAAATCGGTGCTGGACCTGCAAGTAGCCAAGCGCCGGGCTCTGTGGGGCCGCGTTGACATACGCGACACCAGCGATGTTGTCTCAATGGATGATAAACCTAGCCAGGTATTAAGGTCGGGAAAAAATACCTCGATGTGGTCTGCCATCGATTCGGTGCGCAACGGCGAAGCAGAGGTCTGCGTTTCCTGTGGCAATACCGGTGCGTTAATGGCGCTCAGCGTGATCCGTTTGCGCAAGTTGCCAGGCGTGAACCGCCCCGCGATCGCGATCCTATGGCCGTCCAACAACCCGCAAGGATTTAACGTTATGCTGGATGTTGGCGCCGATATCCGGGCCGATGCTCGGGATCTTTTGCAATACGCGCTTATGGGCGCCTCTTACGCCCGCACCGGTTTGGCTCTCGCGCGCCCGCGCGTTGGCCTTTTAAACGTTGGTACCGAAGATAATAAAGGCCGCCCAGAGCTGCGCGAAGCGCATGCGCTGATCAGCCGAAATGCCGAGGATCACGATTTTAGCTTCGTGGGTTTTGTCGAAGGCGGTGATATTCCTGGCATCAAAGCGGATGTGATTATAACCGACGGGTTCACCGGCAATGTCGCCTTAAAAACCGGCGAAGGCACGGCCAGCCTGATCGGTTTACTGCTGCGCGAGGCGTTTAAGTTTTCGCCCCTATCTCGGTTGGCCCAAATATTGGCCATCACCTCACTGCAACGGCTGCGAAAACGCATTGATCCAAGACAGGTAAATGGCGGCGTGTTTCTTGGTCTGAACGGTACGGTTGTAAAATCGCATGGATCCGCAGATGCGCTGGGGATATCTGCCGCTGTGAAACTGGCTGTAGATCTCGCGCAATCGCAGTTTTCTCAAAATCTGGCCGCGCGGCTTGCATCTGTTGACACAATACCCCACGATGTCCCAACCACAGAGCAAGAAACGGAATAA
- a CDS encoding PQQ-dependent sugar dehydrogenase, translating to MRLLIYVALMSLATHALANNIIEGNQGSKIKGSVVERFQNPWAMSFISPDRLLVTTKSGDLWLVNTNGEKSLVASVPKVFYGGQGGLGDVVPHPNFKQNKFIYISYISSDTAGDTRYATVVRAELNIKHSPKLENITTVWNQTPARSGKGHFSHKITLGQQGSKHEGKIFITSGDRQEQTPAQHWDKALGKIIRLNDDGSVPGDNPFQDKGELAKTFWSIGHRNSLGIAFNHKNELWAHEMGPKHGDELNLILPGANYGWPIVSEGNHYSGAVIPTHDTRPEFQKPKLFWVPTVAPSGLFFYQGDEFPDWNGNAFLGGLKGRALVRIEFKNDLPVEAERFSWSQRVRDVELGSDGAIWALEDGRSGRLIKFIKAQE from the coding sequence ATGCGGCTGCTAATTTATGTTGCTTTGATGAGCTTAGCCACACATGCGCTGGCGAATAACATTATTGAAGGAAATCAGGGCTCAAAAATAAAGGGGAGTGTAGTTGAACGGTTTCAAAACCCCTGGGCCATGTCCTTTATTTCGCCTGACCGACTACTAGTTACGACAAAATCTGGTGATCTTTGGCTGGTTAATACAAATGGTGAAAAGTCTTTAGTCGCCAGCGTTCCCAAAGTCTTTTATGGTGGTCAAGGCGGTTTAGGCGACGTTGTTCCTCACCCAAATTTCAAACAAAATAAATTTATTTATATATCTTATATTTCCTCAGATACCGCAGGCGATACACGATACGCCACTGTGGTTAGGGCAGAATTAAATATAAAACATTCACCAAAGTTAGAAAACATTACAACAGTTTGGAACCAAACCCCGGCGAGATCTGGAAAAGGTCACTTCTCACATAAAATCACCTTGGGACAACAGGGAAGTAAACATGAAGGCAAAATCTTCATAACTTCCGGCGATAGGCAAGAGCAAACGCCCGCTCAACACTGGGATAAAGCATTAGGAAAGATTATTCGTTTAAATGATGATGGATCCGTACCCGGCGATAATCCTTTCCAAGACAAGGGAGAATTAGCAAAAACATTTTGGTCGATTGGTCACAGAAATTCGTTAGGAATTGCATTTAATCATAAGAATGAACTTTGGGCTCATGAAATGGGGCCGAAGCATGGCGATGAGCTGAATCTAATCCTTCCTGGAGCAAACTATGGGTGGCCGATAGTGTCGGAAGGTAACCACTATAGTGGTGCAGTTATCCCAACGCACGATACTCGACCAGAATTTCAAAAGCCAAAATTATTTTGGGTTCCAACAGTAGCTCCTTCTGGCCTATTTTTTTATCAAGGGGATGAATTCCCGGATTGGAACGGGAATGCTTTCCTTGGAGGATTAAAGGGCAGAGCACTCGTAAGGATAGAGTTCAAAAATGATCTACCAGTTGAAGCGGAGCGATTCAGTTGGTCGCAACGAGTACGTGACGTGGAGCTTGGAAGCGATGGTGCCATTTGGGCCTTGGAGGATGGCAGGTCAGGTCGCTTGATAAAGTTTATCAAAGCACAAGAGTAA
- the lepA gene encoding translation elongation factor 4 — protein sequence MTELNKIRNFSIVAHIDHGKSTLADRLIQETGTVKDRDMKEQLLDAMDIERERGITIKANTVRIDYQANDGETYVLNLIDTPGHVDFAYEVSRSMRAVEGSLLVVDSTQGVEAQTLANVYQALDADHEIVPVLNKIDLPASDCDRVADQIEDVIGIDASEAIQVSAKTGVGIKETLEAIVSHLPAPTGEREAPLKAMLVDSWYDSYLGVVVLVRVMDGTLKKGERIKMLSNGSTHHVDRIGVFRPQMEQVDALEPGEIGFITASIKQVRDTRVGDTITHEKKGTEDALPGFKPSQPVVFCGLFPVDSAEFEDLRDAIEKLSLNDASFSSEMETSAALGFGFRCGFLGLLHLEVIRDRIEREYNIELITTAPSVIYHIYMRDETMVELHNPADMPDLSKVDHLEEPRIKATILVPDEYLGDVLKLCQDRRGIQEDLTYAGSRAMVVYDLPLNEVVFDFYDRLKSVSKGYASFDYTLTGYREDSLVKMSILVNDEPVDALSIMVHRDRAETRGRAMCEKLKDLIPRHMFKIPIQAAIGGKVIARETLAALRKDVTAKCYGGDATRKRKLLDKQKAGKKKMRQFGRVDIPQEAFISALKMDG from the coding sequence ATGACAGAGCTTAATAAAATTCGAAATTTTTCCATTGTTGCGCATATTGACCATGGAAAATCCACTTTGGCAGACCGGTTGATCCAAGAAACCGGAACCGTCAAAGACCGCGATATGAAAGAGCAACTGCTTGACGCGATGGATATCGAACGCGAACGCGGCATCACCATCAAAGCCAATACGGTGCGCATTGATTATCAGGCAAATGATGGCGAAACTTATGTGCTTAATTTGATTGACACCCCCGGCCATGTTGATTTTGCCTATGAGGTCAGCCGGTCTATGCGCGCGGTTGAAGGATCCTTGTTGGTGGTTGACAGCACGCAAGGGGTTGAAGCGCAGACCCTAGCCAATGTGTATCAAGCGCTTGATGCAGATCACGAGATTGTGCCCGTTTTGAACAAAATAGACCTGCCGGCAAGCGATTGTGATCGGGTGGCCGATCAGATCGAAGACGTGATTGGGATTGACGCCTCCGAGGCGATCCAAGTCAGCGCCAAAACGGGTGTAGGAATTAAAGAGACATTAGAGGCAATCGTAAGCCATCTACCCGCGCCGACCGGTGAGCGGGAGGCCCCTTTAAAAGCGATGCTGGTCGACAGTTGGTATGACAGCTATTTGGGCGTTGTTGTGCTTGTGCGCGTGATGGATGGCACGCTGAAAAAAGGCGAGCGGATTAAAATGTTATCCAACGGGTCAACGCATCATGTTGATCGTATTGGGGTTTTTCGGCCTCAAATGGAGCAGGTCGACGCGTTGGAGCCGGGTGAAATTGGCTTTATCACGGCATCGATCAAACAAGTGCGGGACACGCGCGTGGGTGATACGATCACGCATGAGAAAAAAGGTACAGAAGACGCGTTACCCGGCTTTAAGCCCAGCCAACCCGTGGTGTTTTGCGGGCTGTTTCCGGTCGATAGCGCAGAATTTGAAGATTTGCGCGACGCCATCGAAAAGCTTTCTTTGAATGATGCCTCTTTTAGCTCAGAAATGGAAACATCTGCGGCCTTGGGCTTCGGGTTTCGCTGCGGGTTTTTAGGCTTGCTACATCTGGAAGTAATCCGTGATCGGATCGAACGCGAATATAATATCGAGCTTATCACAACGGCACCTTCGGTGATTTATCACATATATATGCGCGATGAGACGATGGTTGAATTGCACAATCCGGCCGATATGCCCGATCTCAGCAAGGTTGATCATTTAGAAGAACCCCGTATCAAAGCCACCATTTTGGTGCCGGATGAGTATCTGGGAGATGTGCTGAAACTCTGCCAAGATCGTCGCGGCATTCAAGAAGATCTTACCTATGCTGGAAGCCGCGCAATGGTGGTCTATGACCTGCCGCTGAATGAGGTGGTGTTTGATTTTTATGATAGGCTTAAATCTGTATCTAAGGGCTATGCGAGCTTTGATTATACGCTGACGGGCTACCGCGAAGACAGCTTGGTTAAAATGTCAATTTTGGTGAATGACGAGCCCGTCGATGCGCTGTCGATTATGGTGCATCGTGACCGCGCTGAAACCCGTGGGCGGGCCATGTGCGAGAAGCTGAAAGATCTTATCCCGCGCCATATGTTCAAAATACCGATACAAGCGGCAATTGGTGGCAAGGTGATCGCGCGTGAAACGCTTGCGGCACTGCGCAAAGACGTTACGGCCAAATGCTACGGCGGAGATGCCACGCGAAAGCGCAAACTTTTGGATAAACAAAAAGCGGGTAAGAAAAAGATGCGTCAGTTTGGAAGGGTTGATATCCCTCAAGAGGCCTTTATCTCAGCGCTCAAAATGGATGGTTAA